One stretch of Glandiceps talaboti chromosome 7, keGlaTala1.1, whole genome shotgun sequence DNA includes these proteins:
- the LOC144438148 gene encoding uncharacterized protein LOC144438148: MASAIAMMVGGYILNATTFLGGSYIDFFNPRETTINGSLFVRISSIILLGAGHDFRPDYSRLCVLASLSPNVPHVALTATATKKYEEAIVSTLCLNKPTVIRENPNRPNITYQKFSRPPRGKDSYHSILEPLAVELKEKKLDFPLTFIYLPLEWCGYGYVLFSHILGSDQYQPPGCDEIPKFRLFNQYHAPQTEMMKAEILSSLSSSKSSLRVVFATVALGMGLDCPRVYQVIHIGVPRTMESYFQETGRAGRDGKNAKAILYYNNTDIAVNKKGMSDAMREYCKNDSDICLRKLLNYFDFDKPETELPSHLCCSVCEKSCSCLSCNQVRDLEVDLSMFNTE; the protein is encoded by the exons ATGGCTTCAGCTATTGCGATGATGGTTGGTGGATATATTTTAAATGCAACTACCTTTCTTGGAGGTAGTTATATAG ACTTTTTTAATCCACGTGAAACTACTATTAATGGAAGTTTATTTGTAAGAATCTCATCTATCATTCTGCTAGGAGC gGGTCATGACTTTCGCCCTGACTACTCACGTCTGTGTGTTTTAGCCTCACTTTCTCCAAATGTTCCTCATGTGGCTTTAACGGCAACAGCAACAAAAAAGTATGAAGAGGCCATTGTCTCAACACTGTGTCTCAATAAACCAACTGTAATCCGAGAAAACCCAAACAGACCAAACATAACTTATCAGAAATTTTCACGACCTCCACGGGGGAAAGATAGTTATCATTCAATATTAGAGCCACTAGCAGTAgaattgaaagagaaaaaacTTGACTTTCCATTGACTTTTATCTACCTTCCACTAGAATGGTGTGGCTATGgctatgttttattttctcacATTCTTGGCTCTGACCAATACCAACCACCTGGATGTGATGAAATTCCAAAGTTTCGACTATTTAATCAGTACCATGCACCACAAACAGAGATGATGAAAGCTGAAATTCTATCTTCCTTGAGCTCATCAAAATCTTCACTGAGAGTTGTATTTGCCACTGTAGCTCTTGGTATGGGCCTTGACTGCCCTCGTGTTTATCAAGTCATACATATTGGTGTACCAAGGACAATGGAAAGTTACTTTCAAGAAACTGGAAGAGCAGGACGAGATGGGAAAAATGCCAAGgctatactgtactataataATACTGACATTGCCGTTAACAAAAAGGGCATGTCCGATGCTATGAGAGAATATTGTAAAAACGATAGTGATATTTGTTTAAGGAAACtgttaaattattttgattttgataaaccTGAAACAGAACTA
- the LOC144438147 gene encoding uncharacterized protein LOC144438147, whose product MEFNEALRLALRRFDPTISLKDQQINAIKNIYDGNDVVVVLPTGYDKIRESGLRACSLDARTCDVTDDGEVQLCMGDHFIDIEKGNANILFAHPEAIVSSKKGRALLLKHRERVVAVAVDEAHCCVDWSDYNGYQGEDVQLER is encoded by the exons ATGGAGTTCAATGAAGCATTACGACTGGCTCTCCGACGATTTGATCCAACAATTTCTTTAAAAGATCAACAGATAAATGCGATCAAAAATATTTACGATGGCAATGATGTAGTTGTTGTCCTTCCAACCGGATATG ATAAGATCCGTGAAAGTGGTTTACGGGCGTGTAGCTTAGATGCCAGAACTTGTGATGTCACTGATGATGGCGAGGTGCAGTTGTGTATGGGAGACCACTTTATTGACATTGAAAAGGGGAACGCCAACATACTATTTGCGCACCCAGAGGCAATCGTTTCGAGTAAGAAAGGTCGTGCCCTACTGTTAAAACACAGAGAAAGAGTTGTAGCCGTTGCTGTCGATGAAGCCCATTGCTGTGTTGACTG GTCAGATTACAATGGTTACCAAGGTGAGGATGTTCAATTAGAGAGATaa